The genomic stretch CCTGGTCAGACAGTTCGTCACGTGAGCCGGATATTGTCGTGATGCGTTTTTGAGCGTCCGCGATCAGTTGATCGAGAAGATCGATTTGCGCTAGGCGCTTCTGCTCTTCGGCAGACGTGCCTTTGCGTGACAGGAGCGCTGTGTCATCAACGCCGGTCAGCAACATTGTGAACACGGATGTATTCGCCGTATTCGCAGTATAGTTCCCATCGGACAACGGCGAGCGCTTCTGGATGATCTCCTCCTCGTTGATGATCGCCAGCCGCGCAATGTTGCGGAAGCTCAAAGCCTGCGTTTCATCCTTTGCGTTCTTTTTAATCCGTTTGCCTGAAAGGCCGATCTTGGAGAGAAGGAACGACGAGAGGTTCGCCTCATCGCGCTCGTTGTGAATTTCACCAAGCGGGCTCCCCTCCGCATCCGGAATCGACGTGTGCAAGCCTTCAAAAGCCCGAAACTGTCCACCGGACATGCTTCTGTGCAACGTTGTTTCCGATCCATCATCAAAAGCTATTGCAAGCAATACGCGATCATAGCCCTTGGCCTGCGGGATATCGGGGAGAGGGCCCTTACCGCCAAGCATGAAGTCGATCGCCTCGACAATATAGGACTTCCCGGTGTCGGAAGCACCGTACACGACGTTAAGGCCGGACTGAAACGAGACCACCGCCGGCTCTTTCTCTGAGCCGTGAAAGGAGAGATGGCGGATCTGGAAGCCTGAATATGTCATTATGCCGGTCCGGACGCCTCGTCTTGAAATTCAGATACCCAATTCGCGAGGAGATTGCGCATTAGATCGTCAAAAGCCTCATCGTCGTAATTTTGAAAGTAACCTGCCAGCCATTCAGCTCGTTCGTACAACTGTTGAAGATATGGCGTCTGTAGCGCGGTGACAAAAAACTCCGCATTGTCCCCGGCCTGAAACAGGATACCGCTTTCGTCGACAACCTGTTCAATGAGGCCTCGGGACATCATCAGGGTCACAGCGGACTGGACGGACCTCCTGCGAACTTGCGTGACCGGCGACATGATTGGTGTCGGGGGATGCAGGTCCGCTGGTCCATCTAGTACGCTGGTCCTCACGATGAGATAGTCCATAGCCGTCAATCGACTGAGATCCACCGCTCGGGGGAAATGCGCGTGCAGAACAAAGACGGCCCTCACGCCCGTTTCGAGCGGACCATTAAAGGCCGACGCAGAAGGCATTAGCGCCGCCATGTCAGCTTCCCATCATTCGCAAGCTGATGACAAATGCCCCGGCGATCGGTGGGAAAAGCGCTTCTGTTCAGCGGATGAGCATCGAGGATCAAGGCTTGCGCCTTCTCGGTCACGGCGATGACTCGCGCATATCCATCTGAGTGTTCGCCATCATGGGTGTCCAAGACCCCGTCCAGGATCTCGGTCTGTAGCCCCTCGAAGGTACCGGGCTCTACTTTCTCGCGTACGAAGACTCGCAAGGACTCCGCATGATAAAAGGCTTCGCGGGAGCGTTGGAAATGGGATTTCAAACTTGCCCACTTATCGAGATTAGAGATTGCGACGATCGTCTCGCCCTTGTGCTCTGCGTAGGCATCAAGCAGCTTGCTCGTGTAGGTCGCCTCCGTCTCCCCGATCTCGACAGGCACAGCATCGGGCCGCGGCCGTGAGGGTAATCCGCCACCGAAGCGGCCGATGTGATAGGCCGTTCTGGAATGAGCTTCGATGATCGTTCGAGGCTGCTCGGCCGAAAAGATTCGAAAGTCGAATTCCCTGACGTAGTCGAGAAATTTCCCCTCCAGAGCGACCGGACCAGTGGAGGTGATTTTTCCGGAAATGGCTTTGTCCCATTCCGCAAGCACCTTCGCTCTTAGCTTGTCGGCATTGGAGAGCAACAACGACAACGATGTCGAAGCGCCTTTCGGTGCAATGAAACGGCATGCTCTCGGAGCTTTGTACTCTCCTGAGTAAGAGTACCAGATCATCTTCCCGATCTCAGGCGCAACCACGCCGAAACTCAAGGGCGACGTGTAATGCTTGCACTGGTGATTGTCCCAGATCCCAAGCAGCTGGTCGGTGTCGCAGAAACCGGCAATATCGATGCCTTTGTCTCCCGCACCGGTCGGCCGCATAACGCTGACATACGAGGTTTTGAGCGAATGGACCCATTCGTCAACGAACGTTTCCCATTCGCTTGCTTCATAAATCTGGATGATTTTGAGAGGATCAATCTTTGGCCCGTTCTCGAAATCGCTTGCCAGAAGGATTCTTGCTGGCGGCAGGTCCTTCACCGCATCCTGTAATGACATCATTGTCGCCTGCATTTCAGCCTTATGCTCTAAGCAAAATGGTAGCCCGGGTTTGATTCAAGTCATAGCAGTAGCAAAGATACATGCAACTAAAAGTACAAGGGTCGGCAATGAGATGATGTCATTTAAACCGGATTCTCAAGTGTTCATAAGACAGGTAAATGTCCTGCCGCATGGGTAAAGCGGCGCCCAGTCCATCCTCGCGTATGCCTTCGGAAAGTGAGCGCTGGCGAGCTACGATCCGGACCGACATGGAGAGGCGCTTTCAACAGACGCGATCTGGTGAATGGGGCAATCTTAAAAATGGAAATATTCAGCATTAATGTCTTTTTTGCGGTACAGAAAATATGGACTATAGGCCGAATATACGGTATTTAGGGTAAATTCACTGCGCAGAAGATTACGATGGAACGCCAGACGATCGACGCACTTTTTGATGATTTCGCTGAAGCGGTCGCCGAAGCCATCGGGGCACCTCCCGAGATCATCCATGAGGCCACACTTTCACAAGGAAACTTTCGGCCGGACATTGTTATGGAGCTCGAGCACGAGGGCAGGCCCCTGCGCCTCGTTGTCGAGGCTAAGCCGGCGCTCTTTCCTCGCGATGCACGCGAAGCGATCTGGCAGCTGAGGAACTATCTCGCTCATGTCGGACCGGCGGGTGGGTCCGTAGTGCCGATTTTGATGGCAGAAACGATCTCGCCAGGCGCCCGAGAGCTGCTGCGCGAAGAGCGCGTGGGTTATTTTGATTCCAGTGGAAGTCTCTTCATTCCCGCCGAAGGTCTTTACGTTCTTGTCGATCGTCCGGCCTCGAAGAAGCAGGCTCGTTCAC from Rhizobium tropici CIAT 899 encodes the following:
- a CDS encoding ABC-three component system middle component 2; its protein translation is MAALMPSASAFNGPLETGVRAVFVLHAHFPRAVDLSRLTAMDYLIVRTSVLDGPADLHPPTPIMSPVTQVRRRSVQSAVTLMMSRGLIEQVVDESGILFQAGDNAEFFVTALQTPYLQQLYERAEWLAGYFQNYDDEAFDDLMRNLLANWVSEFQDEASGPA
- a CDS encoding ABC-three component system protein — translated: MMSLQDAVKDLPPARILLASDFENGPKIDPLKIIQIYEASEWETFVDEWVHSLKTSYVSVMRPTGAGDKGIDIAGFCDTDQLLGIWDNHQCKHYTSPLSFGVVAPEIGKMIWYSYSGEYKAPRACRFIAPKGASTSLSLLLSNADKLRAKVLAEWDKAISGKITSTGPVALEGKFLDYVREFDFRIFSAEQPRTIIEAHSRTAYHIGRFGGGLPSRPRPDAVPVEIGETEATYTSKLLDAYAEHKGETIVAISNLDKWASLKSHFQRSREAFYHAESLRVFVREKVEPGTFEGLQTEILDGVLDTHDGEHSDGYARVIAVTEKAQALILDAHPLNRSAFPTDRRGICHQLANDGKLTWRR